From the Deinococcus radiophilus genome, one window contains:
- the era gene encoding GTPase Era, whose amino-acid sequence MTDFTPSTEEGTHAGFVAIVGKPNVGKSTLLNAFLNTKVAPTSHRPQTTRRGVRGIYTGEGKQIVFVDTPGVHKPKDALGKYMNNEVSTALSDIDAMIWVVDLRHPPTDEDRLVARQIRDLPKPLFLVGNKQDAAKYPEEAIGLYENLLEGREADTTVMSLSAQKNDAKVSSLREQILDVLPENPFFFPVGSASDQSREQWAAEIVREQAMVKLRDELPYAVATRVNRWTERDDGLQRIEAELVVEKAAHKGMVIGAGGKQLREIGTAARKQLETLLNTKVFLGLEVVVIPGWREDPEALRELGYE is encoded by the coding sequence ATGACCGATTTCACCCCATCTACCGAAGAGGGCACCCACGCCGGATTCGTGGCGATTGTCGGCAAGCCCAACGTGGGCAAGTCCACGCTGCTGAATGCCTTCCTGAATACCAAGGTTGCTCCGACCAGCCACCGTCCCCAGACCACCCGCCGGGGCGTGCGTGGCATCTACACCGGCGAAGGCAAACAGATCGTCTTTGTGGATACGCCGGGGGTTCACAAACCCAAGGACGCCCTGGGCAAGTACATGAACAACGAGGTGAGCACGGCCCTGTCGGACATTGACGCCATGATCTGGGTGGTGGACCTCCGTCACCCGCCCACTGATGAGGACCGTCTGGTGGCCCGGCAAATCCGCGACCTGCCCAAGCCGCTCTTTTTAGTCGGCAACAAGCAAGACGCCGCCAAGTACCCCGAAGAAGCGATTGGCCTGTACGAGAACCTGCTGGAAGGCCGTGAAGCCGATACCACCGTCATGAGCCTGAGCGCCCAGAAAAACGATGCCAAGGTGAGCAGCCTGCGCGAGCAGATTCTGGACGTGTTGCCCGAAAACCCCTTCTTCTTCCCGGTGGGCAGCGCCAGCGACCAGAGCCGCGAGCAGTGGGCCGCTGAGATCGTCCGCGAGCAGGCAATGGTCAAGCTGCGCGATGAGCTGCCTTACGCAGTGGCGACCCGCGTGAACCGCTGGACCGAGCGCGACGACGGCCTGCAGCGCATTGAGGCCGAATTGGTTGTCGAAAAGGCCGCACACAAGGGCATGGTGATCGGCGCTGGCGGCAAGCAACTGCGCGAGATCGGCACGGCGGCCCGTAAACAGCTGGAAACGCTGCTGAACACCAAGGTATTTCTGGGCCTGGAAGTCGTGGTGATTCCCGGCTGGCGCGAGGACCCCGAAGCCCTGCGTGAACTGGGCTACGAGTAA
- the truA gene encoding tRNA pseudouridine(38-40) synthase TruA — MTDARPTLDPAHLNPAAPRPLHYAPPEGWTRVLLEVAWEGSAYGGWQSQPNAPSVQDTLHAALGRLGLDTTRPVAAGRTDAGVHAERMPAHVDLHAPQIPPERLPVALAHVLPRSVGVLRAQTAPTGFHARFSCTQRQYRYDLLQAPQPHPLEAGRSLWVRSPLNLAAMNAAAADLIGLHDFAAFATKEDRQTVRELQRLQVTAQPLGYGGRISLEVVGESFLRHMVRGLVGTLIAVGQGKLPPAQVAEILASTDRRRAGVNVPPDGLYFVGANYAGFPELWPTDLRP; from the coding sequence ATGACCGACGCCCGCCCAACACTGGACCCGGCTCACCTCAACCCAGCTGCCCCACGCCCACTGCACTACGCCCCGCCAGAGGGCTGGACGCGGGTGCTGCTCGAAGTGGCGTGGGAGGGCAGTGCTTACGGCGGCTGGCAAAGTCAGCCCAACGCGCCCAGCGTGCAAGACACCCTGCACGCGGCGCTGGGGCGGCTGGGCCTGGACACCACCCGCCCCGTAGCGGCAGGCCGCACTGATGCGGGGGTCCATGCCGAACGTATGCCCGCCCATGTGGACCTGCATGCCCCACAGATTCCGCCGGAGCGGCTCCCGGTGGCTCTGGCCCATGTGCTGCCACGCTCGGTGGGGGTGCTCCGGGCCCAGACCGCCCCCACTGGCTTTCACGCCCGCTTTTCGTGTACGCAGCGGCAGTACCGCTACGACCTGCTGCAAGCCCCTCAACCGCACCCGCTGGAAGCCGGGCGCAGCCTGTGGGTCCGCTCGCCACTGAACCTGGCTGCCATGAACGCTGCTGCCGCTGACCTGATCGGCCTGCACGACTTCGCCGCCTTCGCCACCAAGGAGGACCGTCAGACCGTCCGCGAGTTGCAACGCCTGCAGGTCACAGCCCAGCCGCTGGGATACGGCGGGCGCATCAGCCTGGAGGTGGTCGGTGAGAGCTTCCTGCGCCATATGGTGCGCGGGCTGGTCGGCACCCTGATTGCGGTGGGTCAGGGCAAACTCCCGCCTGCGCAGGTGGCCGAGATTCTGGCCAGTACGGACCGCCGCCGCGCTGGAGTGAACGTACCGCCCGATGGCCTCTACTTTGTGGGTGCGAACTACGCCGGGTTTCCGGAACTCTGGCCGACTGATCTGCGTCCCTGA